One genomic window of Thiohalophilus sp. includes the following:
- a CDS encoding NAD-dependent epimerase: MKVLVTGSAGFIGSALSLRLLERGDEVIGIDNHNDYYDPAIKEARLARHADHPAYTHLRIDLGDRAAIEDAFATHKPNRVVNLAAQAGVRYSIENPMSYIDSNLVGFGHILEGCRHNGVEHLVFASSSSVYGANTTMPFSVHDNVDHPLSLYAASKKANELMAHTYSHLYNLPTTGLRFFTVYGPWGRPDMALFLFTKKILAGEPIDVFNYGNHRRDFTYIDDIVEGVIRVLDRPAQPNPNWSGAAPDPGTSMAPWRVYNIGNNNPVELMHYIEVLEECLGKKAEKNLLPLQPGDVPDTYADVQDLVNDTGYKPDTSVEQGIRNFVDWYREYYQVGSGQ; the protein is encoded by the coding sequence ATGAAAGTATTGGTAACAGGATCGGCAGGTTTTATAGGATCTGCCCTCAGCCTCCGCTTGCTGGAACGCGGCGACGAAGTCATCGGCATCGACAATCACAACGACTACTACGATCCCGCCATCAAGGAAGCGCGCCTGGCGCGCCATGCCGATCATCCGGCCTATACCCATTTGCGCATTGATCTGGGGGACAGAGCGGCTATCGAGGACGCCTTCGCCACCCACAAACCCAACCGGGTGGTGAACCTGGCGGCCCAGGCCGGGGTGCGCTATTCCATCGAAAACCCGATGTCCTACATCGACAGTAACCTGGTCGGATTCGGGCATATTCTCGAAGGCTGCCGCCACAACGGTGTGGAGCACCTGGTGTTTGCCTCATCCAGCTCGGTCTACGGCGCCAACACCACCATGCCGTTCTCCGTGCATGACAATGTCGATCATCCGCTAAGCCTGTACGCCGCCAGCAAGAAGGCCAACGAACTGATGGCCCATACCTACAGCCATCTGTACAACCTGCCGACCACGGGCCTGCGGTTTTTCACCGTCTACGGCCCCTGGGGCCGGCCCGACATGGCCCTGTTCCTGTTTACAAAGAAGATCCTGGCCGGCGAGCCCATCGACGTCTTCAACTACGGCAACCACCGGCGCGATTTCACCTACATCGACGACATCGTCGAAGGCGTCATCCGCGTACTCGATCGCCCCGCGCAGCCGAACCCAAACTGGTCCGGCGCCGCCCCCGATCCCGGTACCAGCATGGCACCCTGGCGGGTCTACAACATCGGCAACAACAACCCCGTCGAGCTGATGCACTACATCGAAGTCCTGGAAGAATGCCTGGGCAAAAAAGCCGAAAAAAACCTGCTGCCCCTGCAACCCGGCGACGTCCCCGACACCTACGCCGACGTCCAGGACCTGGTCAACGACACCGGCTACAAACCCGACACCAGCGTCGAGCAAGGCATCCGCAACTTCGTCGACTGGTACCGTGAATACTATCAAGTCGGCAGTGGGCAGTAA
- a CDS encoding nucleotidyltransferase domain-containing protein gives MRLSDKQIAAIRKIVAEEAGAEAKIRLFGSRLHDELRGGDLDLLVSVDTSVSNPAWLAARLEALISRAMDGRSVDVVLEAPNLRHDTIHKIAREEGIPL, from the coding sequence ATGCGTTTATCAGATAAACAGATCGCCGCCATCCGAAAGATAGTTGCCGAAGAGGCGGGAGCCGAGGCCAAAATTCGCCTGTTCGGATCACGGCTCCATGACGAGCTTCGCGGCGGTGATCTGGATCTACTGGTCTCGGTCGATACCAGCGTTTCCAACCCGGCCTGGCTGGCCGCGCGTCTTGAGGCGCTAATCAGCCGCGCCATGGACGGACGCTCGGTGGATGTCGTCCTGGAAGCCCCGAACCTACGGCACGACACAATCCACAAAATTGCCAGGGAAGAAGGCATACCACTGTGA
- the mntA gene encoding type VII toxin-antitoxin system MntA family adenylyltransferase antitoxin, producing the protein MPLKTKHSPEETSILDVLTQHPEIKLAILFGSLAIARAGRDSDLDLAISLNRPITSDEKRTLISELGERIGRPVDLIDLTRVGEPLLGQIIRHGRLLLGDKSDYARLMVRHLFDQADFVPYQTRLLTERRQKWIGH; encoded by the coding sequence ATGCCCCTGAAAACCAAACACAGTCCCGAAGAAACCAGCATCCTGGACGTGCTGACACAGCATCCGGAAATAAAACTGGCTATCCTGTTTGGATCGCTCGCGATCGCCAGGGCCGGCCGTGACAGCGATCTGGATCTCGCTATCTCATTGAACCGTCCGATAACCAGTGATGAGAAAAGAACACTCATTTCTGAATTGGGTGAGCGAATCGGCAGGCCTGTCGACCTGATTGATTTAACCCGGGTCGGCGAACCGTTACTAGGGCAAATAATTCGCCATGGACGCTTATTACTGGGCGACAAATCAGACTACGCCAGGCTCATGGTTCGACATCTGTTCGACCAGGCCGATTTTGTCCCTTATCAGACAAGGCTGCTGACAGAAAGAAGGCAAAAATGGATAGGGCATTAA
- the tviB gene encoding Vi polysaccharide biosynthesis UDP-N-acetylglucosamine C-6 dehydrogenase TviB, with translation MTQNSELSTQNSSFDLEKAKLAVIGLGYVGLPLAAEFGKHRPVVGFDINPKRIGELRNGYDATLEVDSDELKQCTRLSFTSNPDDLADCNVYIVTVPTPIDSHKRPDLTPLLKASETIGKVLKEGDIVIYESTVYPGATEEDCAPILEKHSGLTYINAANCQLQSDGFYLGYSPERINPGDKQHRVTSIKKVTSGSTPEVAEFVDQLYASIITAGTHKAASIKVAEAAKVIENTQRDVNIALINELAILFNKLNIDTLQVLEAAGTKWNFLPFRPGLVGGHCIGVDPYYLTHKAQTVGYHPEMILAGRRLNDNMGAHIVSQLVKAMLKKRIQVEGSRILVMGLTFKENCPDLRNTRVIDIVRELADYNTCVDVYDPWVNAEDARHEYNIELLTKLPSPSGRGPGEGESGTYDAIIIAVGHDQFKTMGPQAIRSLGKENHVLYDIKYLLPPEECDLRL, from the coding sequence ATGACTCAGAACTCAGAACTCAGCACTCAGAACTCGAGTTTCGACCTTGAAAAGGCGAAACTCGCCGTCATCGGGTTGGGTTACGTCGGCCTCCCTCTCGCCGCCGAATTCGGCAAACACCGCCCGGTCGTCGGTTTCGATATCAACCCCAAACGCATCGGCGAACTGCGAAACGGTTACGATGCCACCCTCGAAGTCGATAGCGACGAACTCAAACAGTGCACCCGGCTCAGCTTTACCAGCAACCCGGACGACCTGGCCGACTGCAACGTCTACATCGTCACCGTGCCGACCCCGATTGACAGCCACAAACGCCCCGATCTCACACCGTTACTCAAAGCCTCTGAGACCATCGGCAAGGTGCTGAAAGAGGGCGACATCGTCATCTACGAATCCACCGTCTACCCCGGCGCCACCGAAGAAGACTGCGCCCCGATCCTGGAAAAGCACTCCGGCCTCACTTATATAAATGCTGCCAACTGCCAACTGCAGTCTGATGGCTTTTATCTAGGTTATAGCCCCGAACGCATCAACCCCGGCGACAAACAACACCGCGTCACCTCTATTAAAAAAGTCACCTCCGGCTCCACCCCGGAAGTGGCGGAATTTGTCGATCAGCTCTACGCCAGCATCATCACCGCCGGCACCCACAAGGCCGCCAGCATCAAAGTCGCCGAAGCGGCCAAGGTGATCGAAAACACCCAGCGCGACGTCAATATCGCCCTGATCAACGAGCTGGCGATTCTGTTCAACAAGCTGAATATCGACACCCTGCAGGTGCTCGAAGCCGCCGGCACCAAATGGAACTTCCTGCCATTTCGGCCCGGCCTGGTCGGCGGTCACTGCATCGGCGTCGATCCCTACTACCTGACCCACAAGGCCCAGACCGTCGGCTATCACCCGGAGATGATCCTGGCCGGCCGCCGGCTCAACGATAACATGGGCGCCCATATCGTCTCGCAACTGGTCAAGGCCATGCTCAAAAAACGCATCCAGGTGGAAGGCAGCCGCATTTTAGTGATGGGCCTGACATTCAAGGAAAACTGTCCCGATCTGCGCAACACCCGCGTCATCGACATCGTTCGTGAACTGGCCGATTACAATACCTGCGTCGATGTCTATGATCCCTGGGTCAATGCGGAAGACGCCCGGCATGAATATAATATCGAACTACTCACCAAACTCCCCTCTCCCTCAGGGAGAGGGCCGGGAGAGGGGGAGTCCGGCACCTACGACGCGATCATCATCGCCGTCGGCCACGACCAGTTCAAAACAATGGGGCCACAAGCCATACGCTCGCTCGGGAAAGAAAACCATGTCCTGTACGACATCAAATACCTGCTGCCACCAGAAGAATGCGATCTGCGGCTCTAA
- a CDS encoding NAD-dependent epimerase/dehydratase family protein — protein MKHVLILGGDGYLGWPTAMYFSNLGYQVTVVDNYFRRNACTELDTGMLYSVPTLIERAKIWHEQTGREIKVVIADLAQPEAMRRLFDGGVKYQWAVNEEFTGIPETVVHYAEQPSAPYSLMDYQHADITLVNNLRVTNNLLWAIRDYARDTHLIKLGTMGEYGTPNIDIEEGWLEVEHKGRKDTFLYPRQAGSLYHTTKVMDTDLMWFGVRMWDLKVTDLMQGPVYGIETEESAIDDRLKTIFNYDEIFGTIVNRFVTQAVVGYPLTVYGGGGQTRGYLNIRDTLQCVHVSEQNPAQKGELRIFNQIMETFSVNELAELTQKVGNRRGHQVEIKSIPNPRKEAEEHYYNPTYQGLQDIGVKPHYLTEEVMDRLFEVVEQYRENIRKDVIFKGIKW, from the coding sequence TTGAAACACGTACTGATTCTCGGCGGTGACGGCTACCTGGGGTGGCCGACCGCGATGTATTTTTCCAACCTGGGCTACCAGGTTACCGTGGTCGATAACTACTTCCGTCGCAACGCCTGTACCGAGCTGGATACCGGTATGCTCTATTCCGTACCCACGCTGATTGAGCGGGCTAAGATCTGGCACGAGCAGACCGGCAGGGAAATCAAGGTCGTCATTGCCGATCTCGCCCAACCCGAGGCGATGCGCCGCCTGTTCGACGGTGGGGTCAAATACCAGTGGGCGGTCAATGAAGAGTTTACCGGCATCCCCGAAACCGTTGTCCACTATGCCGAACAGCCTTCCGCCCCGTATTCGCTGATGGACTATCAGCATGCCGATATCACCCTGGTCAACAACCTGCGTGTCACCAACAACCTGCTATGGGCCATCCGTGATTATGCCCGCGATACACACCTCATCAAGCTCGGCACCATGGGCGAATATGGCACGCCCAACATCGACATCGAAGAGGGCTGGCTGGAGGTGGAGCACAAGGGGCGCAAGGACACCTTCCTGTACCCCCGCCAGGCCGGCAGTTTGTACCACACGACCAAGGTGATGGACACCGACCTGATGTGGTTCGGCGTGCGTATGTGGGACCTGAAAGTGACCGATCTGATGCAGGGGCCGGTCTACGGTATCGAGACCGAAGAGTCCGCCATCGACGATCGACTCAAGACCATTTTCAACTATGACGAGATTTTCGGCACCATCGTCAACCGCTTCGTCACCCAGGCCGTGGTCGGTTACCCGTTGACAGTATATGGCGGCGGAGGGCAGACCCGGGGCTATCTCAACATCAGGGACACCCTGCAATGTGTTCATGTCTCGGAACAGAATCCGGCCCAGAAGGGCGAGCTGCGGATATTCAACCAGATCATGGAAACCTTCAGCGTCAACGAACTGGCCGAACTGACACAGAAAGTCGGCAACCGGCGCGGTCATCAGGTTGAAATCAAATCGATTCCCAATCCGCGCAAGGAAGCGGAAGAACATTACTACAACCCGACCTACCAGGGGCTGCAGGATATCGGCGTCAAACCCCATTACCTGACTGAAGAGGTGATGGATCGGTTGTTCGAAGTGGTCGAACAGTATCGCGAGAATATACGGAAGGATGTTATTTTTAAGGGAATTAAATGGTGA
- a CDS encoding four helix bundle protein: MDKPHKKLKVWKQGIEIVEEIYRITRNFPGEERFGLVSQMRRCAVSIPSNIAEGSARNGNNEFRNFLHIAQASLSELDTQLEITLRLGYIKIEAHNEIDKRLNETDKMLSGLIRSLKK, from the coding sequence ATGGATAAGCCGCATAAGAAACTCAAGGTATGGAAACAGGGAATAGAGATTGTTGAGGAAATCTATCGGATCACACGCAATTTTCCAGGCGAGGAACGATTCGGGCTTGTATCGCAAATGCGCCGTTGCGCAGTCAGTATCCCGAGCAACATCGCCGAAGGCTCGGCGCGAAACGGCAATAACGAATTCCGAAACTTCCTGCACATAGCGCAGGCCTCACTAAGCGAGCTGGACACCCAACTGGAAATCACATTGCGACTCGGTTACATAAAAATAGAAGCACACAACGAAATCGATAAACGCCTGAATGAAACAGACAAAATGCTCTCAGGCCTGATCCGCTCACTAAAAAAGTAA
- a CDS encoding NAD-dependent epimerase/dehydratase family protein — protein sequence MQPSTKNPSPLTPDSSLKRWLITGGCGFIGTSLIAKLQQEGGHQIRVIDNLSTGTREDLAMVCEFEELDPNSSLLTPNASLNKTPNSSLFTPDSPVQLVTGDILDEALALNITQDVDIIVHLAANTGVGPSVEDPRSDCYANVIGTFNYLEAARKNKVDRFVFASSGAPAGEVEPPIHEELPPHPVSPYGASKLAGEGYCSAYSKSFGIDTVALRFGNVYGPGSVHKNSVVAKFIRRALNGEVLEIFGDGSQTRDFIYIDDLIEAAMLAATVKDIGGETFQIATSRETTVGEMAEQLVGVMESRGVSNIKVVNAETRVGDVKRNYSDTTKARARLGWQPNTELKDGLIKTVDYFLGDK from the coding sequence TTGCAACCCAGCACCAAAAACCCCTCACCCCTCACGCCTGACTCCTCACTAAAGAGATGGCTGATAACAGGCGGCTGCGGCTTCATCGGCACCAGCCTGATCGCAAAGCTACAGCAGGAGGGCGGACATCAGATACGTGTCATCGACAACCTGAGCACCGGTACCCGCGAGGACCTGGCGATGGTGTGTGAGTTCGAGGAACTTGACCCCAACTCCTCACTCCTAACTCCTAACGCCTCACTGAACAAAACTCCTAACTCCTCACTGTTCACTCCTGACTCCCCAGTGCAACTGGTCACAGGTGACATCCTGGACGAAGCCCTGGCCCTGAATATAACGCAAGACGTCGACATCATCGTTCACCTGGCCGCCAACACCGGCGTCGGCCCGTCCGTAGAGGATCCGCGCTCTGACTGTTATGCCAACGTCATCGGCACCTTTAACTACCTGGAGGCCGCCAGAAAGAACAAGGTAGACCGTTTCGTCTTTGCCTCCAGCGGTGCACCGGCCGGCGAAGTGGAACCACCGATTCACGAGGAACTACCGCCACATCCGGTCTCCCCCTACGGTGCCAGCAAGCTGGCGGGCGAGGGCTACTGCTCTGCCTACAGCAAGAGCTTCGGCATCGACACGGTGGCACTGCGTTTCGGCAATGTCTATGGTCCAGGCTCTGTACACAAGAACAGCGTGGTCGCCAAGTTCATCCGACGGGCGCTGAACGGGGAAGTTCTGGAGATTTTCGGTGATGGCAGCCAGACCCGCGATTTTATTTACATTGATGATTTGATCGAGGCAGCCATGCTAGCGGCAACAGTCAAGGATATCGGCGGCGAGACCTTCCAGATTGCCACCAGCCGCGAAACCACCGTGGGTGAAATGGCCGAACAACTCGTCGGCGTCATGGAGTCACGGGGTGTATCAAACATCAAGGTCGTCAACGCCGAAACCCGCGTCGGCGACGTCAAACGCAATTACTCCGACACCACCAAAGCCAGAGCCCGACTCGGCTGGCAACCAAACACCGAACTAAAAGACGGCCTGATCAAAACCGTAGATTATTTTCTGGGAGATAAGTAG
- a CDS encoding SDR family NAD(P)-dependent oxidoreductase: protein MPNSSLKTPYSLLQRKRILVTGACGTVGSELVRQLLTDKHYAPDEVIGIDNNESQLFFLDQEYLDDARARFFVADIRDRDELCRRMRGVDIVFHAAALKHVILCERSPEQAVQTNIQGVQNVIAAATENQVERVIFTSSDKAVNPTNVMGTSKLMGERLMTAANSHKRDDGPIFASTRFGNVLGSNGSVIPIFHNQIAKGGPITLTDREMTRFVMSIEEAVRLVIDSAELARGGEVFITKMPVVRIEDMATAMIRILAPHYGHKAKDIDVTVIGAKPGEKLYEELMSDEETRRSVELTNYFAVLPAFRGIYQDIAYDYENIVSEAVTNPYISAVETCMTAEEVAGFLEENRLLEKPEEDTARRYWPGDKEAKG, encoded by the coding sequence ATGCCAAACTCCTCACTAAAAACTCCTTACTCCTTACTCCAGAGAAAGCGTATCCTCGTCACCGGCGCCTGCGGCACCGTAGGTTCCGAACTGGTCCGACAACTATTGACTGACAAGCACTATGCGCCGGATGAAGTTATCGGGATAGATAACAACGAGAGCCAGCTCTTCTTCCTGGACCAGGAGTATCTCGATGATGCCCGGGCCAGATTTTTTGTTGCCGATATTCGCGACCGGGATGAGCTCTGCCGGCGTATGCGTGGCGTCGATATTGTGTTCCATGCGGCGGCACTGAAACATGTCATTCTCTGTGAGCGTTCTCCCGAGCAGGCGGTGCAGACCAATATCCAGGGCGTGCAGAATGTCATCGCCGCCGCGACCGAGAATCAGGTCGAACGGGTTATCTTTACCAGCTCCGACAAGGCGGTCAATCCGACCAACGTCATGGGCACCTCCAAACTGATGGGCGAGCGGCTGATGACCGCGGCCAACAGTCACAAGCGTGACGACGGGCCAATATTCGCCTCGACCCGGTTCGGTAATGTTCTCGGCTCAAACGGTTCGGTCATTCCCATTTTTCATAATCAGATCGCCAAAGGGGGTCCCATAACGTTGACAGATCGGGAAATGACCCGCTTCGTGATGAGTATCGAAGAGGCCGTGCGGCTGGTGATTGATTCCGCCGAACTGGCGCGGGGTGGTGAAGTCTTTATTACCAAGATGCCGGTGGTACGCATCGAGGACATGGCCACGGCCATGATCCGGATCCTTGCACCGCACTATGGTCACAAAGCCAAGGACATTGATGTCACGGTGATTGGCGCCAAGCCCGGGGAGAAACTCTATGAAGAGTTGATGAGCGACGAAGAGACCCGCCGCTCGGTCGAGTTGACAAATTACTTCGCTGTATTGCCGGCGTTTCGCGGGATCTACCAGGATATTGCTTATGACTATGAAAATATAGTCTCCGAAGCCGTAACCAATCCCTATATCTCGGCAGTGGAGACCTGTATGACAGCGGAAGAAGTCGCCGGATTTCTCGAGGAGAATCGGCTCCTTGAAAAACCGGAAGAGGATACGGCCCGGAGGTACTGGCCGGGTGACAAGGAAGCAAAAGGTTAA
- a CDS encoding sulfotransferase, whose protein sequence is MASDRIQNTDMPEIHNIQGYGKPDFLVIGAARSGTTWLYHRLKRQSNLFVPPVKEIHYFDIQRAYPVFHWIRLRRMLLHMRRYLEFFQNKEGVNRENAAWLLKWGARYFLLPRTHSWYSSLFEDEQSHIAGELTPAYATLTLQEVREVRSINPEMKIIYQMRDPVARAWSQTVMNLGLHRRIGEYEQYKDEIRKVISSSEVLRRSDYLTTMDIWESVFEREQICYLFYDEISDHPSVLLEKLLDFIGLKGVDEKVTDETVSKRVGQRDTGGRSIPADIERDMAKHFLPMVEELERRFDGGYPSQWRQRYERLLE, encoded by the coding sequence ATGGCTTCAGACAGAATTCAAAATACAGATATGCCGGAAATACATAACATTCAAGGTTATGGAAAACCGGACTTCCTCGTGATCGGTGCGGCGCGATCCGGTACGACCTGGCTTTATCATCGCCTGAAACGACAGTCAAACCTGTTCGTTCCACCAGTAAAGGAAATCCATTATTTCGACATTCAGCGGGCTTACCCTGTGTTTCACTGGATTCGACTCCGGCGCATGCTACTGCACATGCGCAGATATCTGGAATTTTTTCAGAACAAGGAAGGCGTCAACCGGGAAAACGCGGCCTGGCTCCTGAAGTGGGGGGCGAGATATTTTCTTCTACCGAGGACGCATAGTTGGTATAGCAGTCTCTTTGAGGATGAACAAAGTCACATTGCCGGTGAATTGACCCCCGCTTATGCAACGCTTACGTTACAGGAGGTTCGGGAGGTGCGTTCGATCAATCCAGAAATGAAGATTATTTATCAAATGCGGGATCCTGTCGCGCGGGCCTGGTCACAAACTGTGATGAATCTTGGTCTGCACCGTCGGATCGGTGAGTACGAGCAATACAAGGACGAGATCAGGAAAGTCATATCTAGCAGCGAAGTGCTACGTCGTTCGGATTATCTCACTACCATGGATATTTGGGAGTCAGTTTTTGAGCGCGAGCAAATTTGTTACCTGTTTTACGACGAAATAAGTGATCATCCTTCGGTATTACTGGAAAAGCTGCTTGATTTTATTGGCCTCAAGGGTGTCGATGAAAAGGTTACTGACGAAACTGTAAGTAAACGTGTTGGGCAGAGGGATACCGGAGGGAGAAGCATCCCCGCGGATATTGAACGCGATATGGCAAAACACTTTCTCCCCATGGTAGAGGAATTGGAACGGCGCTTCGACGGTGGATACCCGTCACAATGGCGTCAAAGGTACGAGAGGCTGTTAGAATGA
- the rfbG gene encoding CDP-glucose 4,6-dehydratase, producing MLDPEIVFHLAAQPLVRASYQDPLATFATNVQGTAHVLDAVRGLNNVRVVVSITTDKVYRNLEHPFPYRESDHLGGHDPYSASKAASELVISSYRDAFLSQQGIAVASARAGNVIGGGDWAEDRLLPDAVRAWSSGRTLKSADLTRFDPGNMFSNPLAGYLRLAQQLHQQPEFAGAYNFGPQTHEAATVAEVINLARMAFGGGEVALGEGSEGPHEAGWLALEIAKARTILGVQPRWTLEQAVNRTMSWYQRQLAGESARDLCMADIEAYETACEEQVSS from the coding sequence ATGCTAGATCCCGAAATCGTTTTTCATCTGGCTGCGCAACCCCTTGTACGTGCCAGCTATCAGGATCCGTTGGCGACCTTTGCGACGAATGTACAGGGAACAGCGCATGTTCTGGATGCCGTTCGTGGATTGAATAATGTTCGTGTTGTAGTGTCCATCACTACCGACAAAGTCTATCGGAATCTGGAACACCCGTTTCCTTATCGTGAGTCAGATCATCTGGGAGGGCACGACCCTTACAGTGCCAGCAAGGCCGCGTCGGAACTGGTGATCAGCAGCTACCGGGATGCGTTTCTGAGCCAACAAGGTATTGCCGTGGCATCGGCGCGGGCCGGCAATGTTATCGGCGGTGGCGACTGGGCCGAAGATCGTTTATTACCCGATGCGGTGCGTGCCTGGAGCAGTGGTCGAACTTTGAAATCCGCAGACCTGACGCGATTCGACCCTGGCAACATGTTCTCGAACCCGCTGGCCGGTTATCTGCGGCTTGCGCAACAGCTTCATCAGCAACCTGAATTCGCCGGGGCTTACAACTTCGGACCACAGACCCATGAAGCAGCCACAGTCGCAGAGGTGATTAATCTGGCACGTATGGCCTTTGGCGGTGGGGAAGTGGCATTGGGTGAAGGAAGCGAGGGACCTCACGAAGCCGGATGGCTGGCGTTGGAAATCGCCAAGGCCCGTACCATTCTGGGTGTCCAACCACGCTGGACATTGGAACAGGCCGTAAACCGCACCATGAGCTGGTATCAGCGACAACTGGCGGGTGAATCAGCCCGAGACTTGTGTATGGCGGATATCGAGGCTTACGAAACAGCCTGCGAGGAGCAGGTTTCGTCATGA
- a CDS encoding GNAT family N-acetyltransferase, translating into MLTKEYVLGIKLEKNDRLEIEILDFDLNNIGFLSLIVEGDNKDNKVVESLTRWRNKFMRFFLTQFNATTERTSYWLESVVIPSPSNLLFMILDGERNLVGNFGVANITNEKCELDNLIRGEKGAPKLIYFSEIALLNWLFEHGVKKVNLHVFANNTPTIKLHKSVGFTECNRITLYEESLDTGDINYTSESASDEIVGREYIEMVIDYAAFNKSYGSRNIER; encoded by the coding sequence ATGCTCACTAAAGAGTATGTGCTAGGTATAAAATTAGAAAAAAACGATAGATTGGAAATAGAAATATTAGATTTTGATTTAAATAATATTGGATTTCTTTCTTTAATTGTTGAAGGAGATAATAAAGATAATAAAGTTGTAGAAAGCCTTACAAGATGGCGTAATAAATTTATGCGTTTTTTCTTGACGCAATTTAATGCTACGACTGAAAGAACAAGCTATTGGCTTGAGAGTGTTGTTATTCCGTCTCCAAGTAACTTATTGTTCATGATTTTGGATGGGGAAAGAAATTTAGTCGGTAATTTTGGTGTTGCCAATATAACAAATGAAAAATGTGAGCTTGATAATCTAATACGTGGTGAGAAGGGAGCACCTAAGCTGATTTACTTTAGTGAGATAGCATTGCTTAATTGGCTTTTTGAGCATGGTGTCAAGAAAGTTAATCTTCATGTTTTCGCAAATAATACGCCAACCATCAAATTGCATAAATCGGTTGGGTTTACAGAGTGCAATCGTATAACTCTTTATGAAGAGTCCTTGGATACCGGTGATATAAACTATACGAGCGAGTCAGCTAGTGATGAAATTGTTGGGCGCGAATATATCGAAATGGTGATTGATTATGCTGCATTTAATAAGTCGTACGGTAGTCGTAATATAGAGAGGTGA
- a CDS encoding glycosyltransferase family A protein: MTKTPFFSILIPTKPFTPGEVFAIGSVLQQDFDDCEVVVCDNDDGHETEMVVDQFKDDKRIKYLRTGGLDMVDNWNYALEHSTGKYITVLEDKMVFYPNALTELKKKF; encoded by the coding sequence ATGACTAAAACGCCTTTCTTTTCGATCCTTATACCCACAAAACCGTTCACGCCTGGTGAGGTTTTTGCTATCGGAAGTGTTCTGCAACAGGACTTTGACGATTGTGAGGTCGTTGTCTGTGATAATGATGATGGCCATGAAACGGAAATGGTTGTTGACCAATTCAAGGATGATAAAAGAATCAAGTATTTAAGAACGGGTGGCTTGGATATGGTTGATAACTGGAATTACGCCCTGGAACATTCGACAGGAAAATATATTACGGTCCTCGAAGATAAAATGGTTTTTTATCCCAACGCGTTGACTGAGTTAAAGAAAAAGTTTTGA
- a CDS encoding glycosyltransferase — protein MARYYETADIFVYHSTLDSFPLVLLEAAAHGLPIALNRWGPFPDLFVDGKEAAFYETGNTTELAGLVGRLADNEGERAALGRSVLESFEKNQSILSRGKMLEKFFSEVLQ, from the coding sequence GTGGCTCGTTATTATGAGACGGCAGATATTTTTGTTTATCACTCGACGCTGGACTCGTTTCCACTGGTGCTGTTGGAGGCGGCTGCGCATGGCCTACCGATAGCCCTTAACCGCTGGGGGCCATTCCCTGATCTCTTTGTGGATGGGAAGGAAGCGGCATTTTATGAAACCGGTAATACAACGGAACTAGCAGGTCTGGTTGGTCGTCTTGCAGATAATGAAGGAGAGCGAGCAGCCCTGGGGCGATCAGTGCTTGAGAGTTTTGAAAAAAATCAGTCCATTTTGTCTCGTGGTAAGATGCTCGAGAAATTCTTTAGTGAGGTACTGCAGTGA
- a CDS encoding polysaccharide deacetylase family protein → MNTLVELTNKACALYASSIGRFRGHDIILCYHSIRDIGRSPRGWLGPQRSLDSAVFEAQMRWLSEVANVVSLTNLLESPGNPGDIRVAVTFDDGYFDNIDVAIPIMKRYGIPMTWFVATDFVDNSSLLPWWDLIDLGTGAVP, encoded by the coding sequence GTGAACACGTTGGTTGAGTTGACCAATAAAGCATGTGCCCTTTATGCGTCGAGCATCGGCAGATTTCGTGGTCACGATATCATCCTGTGTTATCACAGTATTCGTGACATCGGAAGGTCTCCCCGCGGCTGGCTGGGCCCACAACGGTCGCTAGATTCTGCTGTTTTTGAAGCGCAAATGCGCTGGTTATCTGAAGTGGCTAACGTTGTTAGCCTGACTAACTTACTTGAATCCCCAGGGAATCCCGGTGACATCCGTGTGGCAGTTACGTTCGATGACGGCTATTTTGATAATATTGATGTGGCGATCCCGATCATGAAGCGCTACGGAATACCGATGACCTGGTTTGTGGCGACCGACTTTGTGGATAATTCATCACTACTGCCCTGGTGGGATCTTATTGATCTCGGCACTGGCGCAGTGCCGTGA